One Mercurialis annua linkage group LG3, ddMerAnnu1.2, whole genome shotgun sequence DNA window includes the following coding sequences:
- the LOC126673736 gene encoding uncharacterized protein LOC126673736 isoform X2 encodes MINGKGPASPDPFDLKNTSGGGGDHASPGSLSRYSSCGEESEFERYCSANSIMGTPSFCSTSLGALNDRIETEFGSLKSLDNFTLGGKLLNLEKKISSYHDEIANGSYRQEGVRDLDDSNLFSDFDGREDDEMSSRYDNDDDEEEDDSMYGCDSDDGTRNSLDAHRTLIYGLEEKVRAVNENPLLVNSSVAFGLDDWDDFEQETVGGTLASLTLANEPETETHHFNSTATASLGLPVVDNVILEPACVMQVDGNDLVGESNNTFHSSSQNSEVKQAEKVRDLPEAEKCPLRGIQQLANDSGSISTTSHHMPSLCRLEQEDMAPDPCVERNLMGSESNILDYSMERESLCMKTEQSIRADDSKIVQNQETGNLEVELKVNSTQLLLEPHRSKMLKNNTRTSNALFEDRPAPIKAEKVELGDFYDEIVNEMEEILLDSSESPGARFPQVNRMSQKHLSSPLRDGGSSASTSGADDTFSLISQPLRIDGIEVVGAKQKKGEISLSERLVGVKEYTVYRIRIWSGKDQWEVERRYRDFFTLYRRLKLLFADQGWTFPHPWSSVEKESRKIFGNASPDVVSERSVLIQDCLHSIIHSGYFSSPPSALFWFLCPQDSVPSSPASQKQVPWSVFSNREPEPANISSMGKTISLIVENRPYKSMKQLLEAQHYICAGCHKHFDDGMTLMQDFVQALGWGKPRLCEYTGQLFCSSCHTNESAVLPARVLHYWDFTPYPVSQLAKSYLDSIHEQPMLCVSAVNPFLFSKVPALHHIMSVRKKIGAMLSYIRCPFRRTINKGLGSRRYLLQSNDFFALKDLIDLSKGPFAALPVKVETVSRKIMEHITDQCLVCCDVGIPCNARQACDDPSSLIFPFQEGEIEKCTSCGSVFHKSCFKKLTHCSCGSVIGEDNTTGATKTLSRKASELLGRSSSSVLSMGLISGLFSRVKSDKINDNKDGDTVILMGSMPNTTL; translated from the exons atgatAAATGGGAAGGGCCCCGCCTCTCCCGACCCGTTCGATCTAAAGAACACCAGCGGAGGCGGTGGGGATCATGCATCGCCGGGATCTTTATCGCGGTACTCCTCTTGCGGCGAGGAATCGGAGTTTGAGAGGTATTGTAGTGCAAATTCAATTATGGGTACGCCCAGCTTTTGCAGTACTTCTTTAGGAGCTTTAAATGATCGTATAGAAACTGAGTTTGGGtctttgaaaagtttagatAATTTTACTTTGGGAGGGAAGTTATTAAATTTGGAGAAGAAAATTTCTAGTTATCATGATGAGATTGCTAATGGTAGCTACAGGCAAGAGGGTGTTAGAGACTTAGATGATTCAAATTTGTTTTCGGATTTCGATGGGAGAGAGGATGATGAAATGTCGTCTAGGTATGATAATGATGATGACGAGGAGGAGGATGATTCTATGTACGGCTGTGATTCTGATGATGGGACTAGGAATAGTTTGGATGCTCACAGGACTTTGATATATGGCTTAGAAGAAAAAGTTAGGGCCGTGAATGAGAATCCGTTGCTTGTTAATTCGTCTGTAGCGTTTGGTTTGGATGATTGGGATGATTTTGAGCAGGAAACAGTGGGTGGTACTCTTGCTTCTTTGACTTTGGCTAATGAGCCTGAAACTGAAACGCACCATTTTAATTCCACAGCCACAGCATCTTTAGGTTTACCTGTTGTTGATAACGTCATTTTAGAACCTGCTTGCGTCATGCAGGTTGATGGCAACGATTTGGTGGGAGAATCCAATAATACTTTTCATAGTAGTTCTCAGAATTCTGAAGTGAAGCAAGCAGAAAAAGTGAGAGATCTCCCTGAAGCTGAGAAATGTCCACTTCGAGGAATTCAGCAATTGGCTAATGATAGCGGAAGTATCTCAACCACATCACATCACATGCCAAGTTTATGTAGATTAGAGCAAGAAGAT ATGGCGCCAGATCCTTGTGTAGAAAGAAATTTAATGGGTTCAGAATCAAACATCTTAGATTACAGTATGGAAAGGGAGTCTCTCTGTATGAAAACAGAGCAAAGCATTCGTGCTGATGACAGCAAAATTGTTCAAAACCAAGAGACTGGGAATTTAGAAGTAGAACTAAAAGTTAATTCAACTCAGTTGTTGCTTGAACCTCACAGGagcaaaatgttaaaaaataataccCGTACTTCTAATGCTCTTTTTGAAGACAGGCCTGCACCAATTAAG GCAGAGAAAGTTGAGCTCGGTGATTTTTATGATGAGATTGTCAATGAAATGGAAGAAATTTTACTTGATTCAAGTGAATCTCCAGGTGCTAGGTTCCCTCAGGTTAATCGCATGTCTCAAAAACATCTATCATCGCCTTTAAGAGATGGTGGCTCCTCTGCTTCCACTTCTGGTGCAGACGATACTTTCTCATTAATCTCACAGCCGCTAAGAATAGATGGGATTGAAGTAGTGGGTGCCAAGCAGAAGAAAGGAGAGATTTCACTCAGTGAAAGATTGGTTGGAGTAAAGGAATATACCGTGTATAGAATAAGAATTTGGAGTGGCAAGGATCAATGGGAGGTTGAGCGTAGGTATCGTGATTTCTTTACACTCTATCGCCGGCTGAAATTATTGTTCGCTGACCAGGGTTGGACCTTTCCTCATCCATGGTCCTCTGTGGAAAAGGAATCGAGAAAAATATTCGGGAATGCATCTCCAGATGTTGTGTCTGAAAGAAGTGTTCTTATTCAGGACTGCTTGCATTCTATTATCCACTCCGGCTATTTTTCAAGTCCCCCGAGTGCATTGTTTTGGTTTTTATGTCCTCAAGATTCAGTTCCTAGTTCCCCTGCATCCCAAAAACAAGTGCCTTGGTCTGTATTCTCTAATAGAGAACCTGAACCAGCAAATATCTCCTCTATGGGAAAGACAATATCACTTATTGTTGAAAATAGGCCTTACAAATCTATGAAACAATTGCTAGAAGCACAACATTATATCTGTGCTGGATGCCACAAGCATTTTGATGATGGGATGACACTAATGCAAGACTTTGTACAAGCACTAGGATGGGGAAAGCCTCGACTTTGCGAATACACTGGTCAGTTGTTCTGTTCTTCATGCCATACAAATGAAAGTGCAGTTTTGCCAGCAAGAGTTCTGCATTATTGGGATTTTACTCCATATCCAGTCTCTCAATTGGCCAAGTCATACCTAGATTCCATACACGAGCAG CCAATGCTTTGCGTTAGTGCAGTTAATCCTTTCCTATTCTCAAAGGTCCCAGCTCTTCACCACATCATGAGTGTCAGGAAAAAGATAGGAGCTATGCTTTCCTATATCCGCTGCCCATTCCGCAGGACCATCAACAAAGGACTTGGCTCTCGTAGATATCTCCTTCAGAGCAATGACTTTTTTGCACTTAAAGATCTTATTGATCTCTCAAAGGGACCTTTTGCAG CACTGCCTGTGAAGGTGGAGACTGTATCAAGAAAAATTATGGAGCATATAACCGATCAATGCCTGGTATGCTGTGATGTTGGAATTCCCTGCAATGCCCGACAAGCTTGTGATGATCCATCTTCGCTCATTTTCCCCTTTCAG GAAGGTGAGATTGAAAAGTGTACGTCTTGTGGATCTGTATTCCACAAGTCTTGTTTTAAAAAGCTCACACACTGCTCGTGTGGGTCAGTCATTGGAGAAGACAATACCACGGGAGCCACTAAAACCCTGAGCCGTAAGGCTAGTGAGTTGTTGGGAAGAAGCTCGAGCTCTGTTCTGTCTATGGGATTGATCTCTGGACTATTTTCAAGAGTAAAGTCGGAcaaaataaatgataataagGACGGGGACACTGTTATTTTGATGGGTTCTATGCCAAATACTACACTTTGA
- the LOC126673736 gene encoding uncharacterized protein LOC126673736 isoform X1 produces the protein MINGKGPASPDPFDLKNTSGGGGDHASPGSLSRYSSCGEESEFERYCSANSIMGTPSFCSTSLGALNDRIETEFGSLKSLDNFTLGGKLLNLEKKISSYHDEIANGSYRQEGVRDLDDSNLFSDFDGREDDEMSSRYDNDDDEEEDDSMYGCDSDDGTRNSLDAHRTLIYGLEEKVRAVNENPLLVNSSVAFGLDDWDDFEQETVGGTLASLTLANEPETETHHFNSTATASLGLPVVDNVILEPACVMQVDGNDLVGESNNTFHSSSQNSEVKQAEKVRDLPEAEKCPLRGIQQLANDSGSISTTSHHMPSLCRLEQEDVRNISVTCNIVQEANDTTDHSKTCSDSDFFQMAPDPCVERNLMGSESNILDYSMERESLCMKTEQSIRADDSKIVQNQETGNLEVELKVNSTQLLLEPHRSKMLKNNTRTSNALFEDRPAPIKAEKVELGDFYDEIVNEMEEILLDSSESPGARFPQVNRMSQKHLSSPLRDGGSSASTSGADDTFSLISQPLRIDGIEVVGAKQKKGEISLSERLVGVKEYTVYRIRIWSGKDQWEVERRYRDFFTLYRRLKLLFADQGWTFPHPWSSVEKESRKIFGNASPDVVSERSVLIQDCLHSIIHSGYFSSPPSALFWFLCPQDSVPSSPASQKQVPWSVFSNREPEPANISSMGKTISLIVENRPYKSMKQLLEAQHYICAGCHKHFDDGMTLMQDFVQALGWGKPRLCEYTGQLFCSSCHTNESAVLPARVLHYWDFTPYPVSQLAKSYLDSIHEQPMLCVSAVNPFLFSKVPALHHIMSVRKKIGAMLSYIRCPFRRTINKGLGSRRYLLQSNDFFALKDLIDLSKGPFAALPVKVETVSRKIMEHITDQCLVCCDVGIPCNARQACDDPSSLIFPFQEGEIEKCTSCGSVFHKSCFKKLTHCSCGSVIGEDNTTGATKTLSRKASELLGRSSSSVLSMGLISGLFSRVKSDKINDNKDGDTVILMGSMPNTTL, from the exons atgatAAATGGGAAGGGCCCCGCCTCTCCCGACCCGTTCGATCTAAAGAACACCAGCGGAGGCGGTGGGGATCATGCATCGCCGGGATCTTTATCGCGGTACTCCTCTTGCGGCGAGGAATCGGAGTTTGAGAGGTATTGTAGTGCAAATTCAATTATGGGTACGCCCAGCTTTTGCAGTACTTCTTTAGGAGCTTTAAATGATCGTATAGAAACTGAGTTTGGGtctttgaaaagtttagatAATTTTACTTTGGGAGGGAAGTTATTAAATTTGGAGAAGAAAATTTCTAGTTATCATGATGAGATTGCTAATGGTAGCTACAGGCAAGAGGGTGTTAGAGACTTAGATGATTCAAATTTGTTTTCGGATTTCGATGGGAGAGAGGATGATGAAATGTCGTCTAGGTATGATAATGATGATGACGAGGAGGAGGATGATTCTATGTACGGCTGTGATTCTGATGATGGGACTAGGAATAGTTTGGATGCTCACAGGACTTTGATATATGGCTTAGAAGAAAAAGTTAGGGCCGTGAATGAGAATCCGTTGCTTGTTAATTCGTCTGTAGCGTTTGGTTTGGATGATTGGGATGATTTTGAGCAGGAAACAGTGGGTGGTACTCTTGCTTCTTTGACTTTGGCTAATGAGCCTGAAACTGAAACGCACCATTTTAATTCCACAGCCACAGCATCTTTAGGTTTACCTGTTGTTGATAACGTCATTTTAGAACCTGCTTGCGTCATGCAGGTTGATGGCAACGATTTGGTGGGAGAATCCAATAATACTTTTCATAGTAGTTCTCAGAATTCTGAAGTGAAGCAAGCAGAAAAAGTGAGAGATCTCCCTGAAGCTGAGAAATGTCCACTTCGAGGAATTCAGCAATTGGCTAATGATAGCGGAAGTATCTCAACCACATCACATCACATGCCAAGTTTATGTAGATTAGAGCAAGAAGATGTAAGAAACATTTCTGTTACCTGCAATATAGTTCAAGAAGCTAATGACACTACTGATCATTCTAAGACTTGTTCTGATAGTGATTTCTTTCAGATGGCGCCAGATCCTTGTGTAGAAAGAAATTTAATGGGTTCAGAATCAAACATCTTAGATTACAGTATGGAAAGGGAGTCTCTCTGTATGAAAACAGAGCAAAGCATTCGTGCTGATGACAGCAAAATTGTTCAAAACCAAGAGACTGGGAATTTAGAAGTAGAACTAAAAGTTAATTCAACTCAGTTGTTGCTTGAACCTCACAGGagcaaaatgttaaaaaataataccCGTACTTCTAATGCTCTTTTTGAAGACAGGCCTGCACCAATTAAG GCAGAGAAAGTTGAGCTCGGTGATTTTTATGATGAGATTGTCAATGAAATGGAAGAAATTTTACTTGATTCAAGTGAATCTCCAGGTGCTAGGTTCCCTCAGGTTAATCGCATGTCTCAAAAACATCTATCATCGCCTTTAAGAGATGGTGGCTCCTCTGCTTCCACTTCTGGTGCAGACGATACTTTCTCATTAATCTCACAGCCGCTAAGAATAGATGGGATTGAAGTAGTGGGTGCCAAGCAGAAGAAAGGAGAGATTTCACTCAGTGAAAGATTGGTTGGAGTAAAGGAATATACCGTGTATAGAATAAGAATTTGGAGTGGCAAGGATCAATGGGAGGTTGAGCGTAGGTATCGTGATTTCTTTACACTCTATCGCCGGCTGAAATTATTGTTCGCTGACCAGGGTTGGACCTTTCCTCATCCATGGTCCTCTGTGGAAAAGGAATCGAGAAAAATATTCGGGAATGCATCTCCAGATGTTGTGTCTGAAAGAAGTGTTCTTATTCAGGACTGCTTGCATTCTATTATCCACTCCGGCTATTTTTCAAGTCCCCCGAGTGCATTGTTTTGGTTTTTATGTCCTCAAGATTCAGTTCCTAGTTCCCCTGCATCCCAAAAACAAGTGCCTTGGTCTGTATTCTCTAATAGAGAACCTGAACCAGCAAATATCTCCTCTATGGGAAAGACAATATCACTTATTGTTGAAAATAGGCCTTACAAATCTATGAAACAATTGCTAGAAGCACAACATTATATCTGTGCTGGATGCCACAAGCATTTTGATGATGGGATGACACTAATGCAAGACTTTGTACAAGCACTAGGATGGGGAAAGCCTCGACTTTGCGAATACACTGGTCAGTTGTTCTGTTCTTCATGCCATACAAATGAAAGTGCAGTTTTGCCAGCAAGAGTTCTGCATTATTGGGATTTTACTCCATATCCAGTCTCTCAATTGGCCAAGTCATACCTAGATTCCATACACGAGCAG CCAATGCTTTGCGTTAGTGCAGTTAATCCTTTCCTATTCTCAAAGGTCCCAGCTCTTCACCACATCATGAGTGTCAGGAAAAAGATAGGAGCTATGCTTTCCTATATCCGCTGCCCATTCCGCAGGACCATCAACAAAGGACTTGGCTCTCGTAGATATCTCCTTCAGAGCAATGACTTTTTTGCACTTAAAGATCTTATTGATCTCTCAAAGGGACCTTTTGCAG CACTGCCTGTGAAGGTGGAGACTGTATCAAGAAAAATTATGGAGCATATAACCGATCAATGCCTGGTATGCTGTGATGTTGGAATTCCCTGCAATGCCCGACAAGCTTGTGATGATCCATCTTCGCTCATTTTCCCCTTTCAG GAAGGTGAGATTGAAAAGTGTACGTCTTGTGGATCTGTATTCCACAAGTCTTGTTTTAAAAAGCTCACACACTGCTCGTGTGGGTCAGTCATTGGAGAAGACAATACCACGGGAGCCACTAAAACCCTGAGCCGTAAGGCTAGTGAGTTGTTGGGAAGAAGCTCGAGCTCTGTTCTGTCTATGGGATTGATCTCTGGACTATTTTCAAGAGTAAAGTCGGAcaaaataaatgataataagGACGGGGACACTGTTATTTTGATGGGTTCTATGCCAAATACTACACTTTGA
- the LOC126673736 gene encoding uncharacterized protein LOC126673736 isoform X3 produces MINGKGPASPDPFDLKNTSGGGGDHASPGSLSRYSSCGEESEFERYCSANSIMGTPSFCSTSLGALNDRIETEFGSLKSLDNFTLGGKLLNLEKKISSYHDEIANGSYRQEGVRDLDDSNLFSDFDGREDDEMSSRYDNDDDEEEDDSMYGCDSDDGTRNSLDAHRTLIYGLEEKVRAVNENPLLVNSSVAFGLDDWDDFEQETVGGTLASLTLANEPETETHHFNSTATASLGLPVVDNVILEPACVMQVDGNDLVGESNNTFHSSSQNSEVKQAEKVRDLPEAEKCPLRGIQQLANDSGSISTTSHHMPSLCRLEQEDVRNISVTCNIVQEANDTTDHSKTCSDSDFFQMAPDPCVERNLMGSESNILDYSMERESLCMKTEQSIRADDSKIVQNQETGNLEVELKVNSTQLLLEPHRSKMLKNNTRTSNALFEDRPAPIKAEKVELGDFYDEIVNEMEEILLDSSESPGARFPQVNRMSQKHLSSPLRDGGSSASTSGADDTFSLISQPLRIDGIEVVGAKQKKGEISLSERLVGVKEYTVYRIRIWSGKDQWEVERRYRDFFTLYRRLKLLFADQGWTFPHPWSSVEKESRKIFGNASPDVVSERSVLIQDCLHSIIHSGYFSSPPSALFWFLCPQDSVPSSPASQKQVPWSVFSNREPEPANISSMGKTISLIVENRPYKSMKQLLEAQHYICAGCHKHFDDGMTLMQDFVQALGWGKPRLCEYTGQLFCSSCHTNESAVLPARVLHYWDFTPYPVSQLAKSYLDSIHEQ; encoded by the exons atgatAAATGGGAAGGGCCCCGCCTCTCCCGACCCGTTCGATCTAAAGAACACCAGCGGAGGCGGTGGGGATCATGCATCGCCGGGATCTTTATCGCGGTACTCCTCTTGCGGCGAGGAATCGGAGTTTGAGAGGTATTGTAGTGCAAATTCAATTATGGGTACGCCCAGCTTTTGCAGTACTTCTTTAGGAGCTTTAAATGATCGTATAGAAACTGAGTTTGGGtctttgaaaagtttagatAATTTTACTTTGGGAGGGAAGTTATTAAATTTGGAGAAGAAAATTTCTAGTTATCATGATGAGATTGCTAATGGTAGCTACAGGCAAGAGGGTGTTAGAGACTTAGATGATTCAAATTTGTTTTCGGATTTCGATGGGAGAGAGGATGATGAAATGTCGTCTAGGTATGATAATGATGATGACGAGGAGGAGGATGATTCTATGTACGGCTGTGATTCTGATGATGGGACTAGGAATAGTTTGGATGCTCACAGGACTTTGATATATGGCTTAGAAGAAAAAGTTAGGGCCGTGAATGAGAATCCGTTGCTTGTTAATTCGTCTGTAGCGTTTGGTTTGGATGATTGGGATGATTTTGAGCAGGAAACAGTGGGTGGTACTCTTGCTTCTTTGACTTTGGCTAATGAGCCTGAAACTGAAACGCACCATTTTAATTCCACAGCCACAGCATCTTTAGGTTTACCTGTTGTTGATAACGTCATTTTAGAACCTGCTTGCGTCATGCAGGTTGATGGCAACGATTTGGTGGGAGAATCCAATAATACTTTTCATAGTAGTTCTCAGAATTCTGAAGTGAAGCAAGCAGAAAAAGTGAGAGATCTCCCTGAAGCTGAGAAATGTCCACTTCGAGGAATTCAGCAATTGGCTAATGATAGCGGAAGTATCTCAACCACATCACATCACATGCCAAGTTTATGTAGATTAGAGCAAGAAGATGTAAGAAACATTTCTGTTACCTGCAATATAGTTCAAGAAGCTAATGACACTACTGATCATTCTAAGACTTGTTCTGATAGTGATTTCTTTCAGATGGCGCCAGATCCTTGTGTAGAAAGAAATTTAATGGGTTCAGAATCAAACATCTTAGATTACAGTATGGAAAGGGAGTCTCTCTGTATGAAAACAGAGCAAAGCATTCGTGCTGATGACAGCAAAATTGTTCAAAACCAAGAGACTGGGAATTTAGAAGTAGAACTAAAAGTTAATTCAACTCAGTTGTTGCTTGAACCTCACAGGagcaaaatgttaaaaaataataccCGTACTTCTAATGCTCTTTTTGAAGACAGGCCTGCACCAATTAAG GCAGAGAAAGTTGAGCTCGGTGATTTTTATGATGAGATTGTCAATGAAATGGAAGAAATTTTACTTGATTCAAGTGAATCTCCAGGTGCTAGGTTCCCTCAGGTTAATCGCATGTCTCAAAAACATCTATCATCGCCTTTAAGAGATGGTGGCTCCTCTGCTTCCACTTCTGGTGCAGACGATACTTTCTCATTAATCTCACAGCCGCTAAGAATAGATGGGATTGAAGTAGTGGGTGCCAAGCAGAAGAAAGGAGAGATTTCACTCAGTGAAAGATTGGTTGGAGTAAAGGAATATACCGTGTATAGAATAAGAATTTGGAGTGGCAAGGATCAATGGGAGGTTGAGCGTAGGTATCGTGATTTCTTTACACTCTATCGCCGGCTGAAATTATTGTTCGCTGACCAGGGTTGGACCTTTCCTCATCCATGGTCCTCTGTGGAAAAGGAATCGAGAAAAATATTCGGGAATGCATCTCCAGATGTTGTGTCTGAAAGAAGTGTTCTTATTCAGGACTGCTTGCATTCTATTATCCACTCCGGCTATTTTTCAAGTCCCCCGAGTGCATTGTTTTGGTTTTTATGTCCTCAAGATTCAGTTCCTAGTTCCCCTGCATCCCAAAAACAAGTGCCTTGGTCTGTATTCTCTAATAGAGAACCTGAACCAGCAAATATCTCCTCTATGGGAAAGACAATATCACTTATTGTTGAAAATAGGCCTTACAAATCTATGAAACAATTGCTAGAAGCACAACATTATATCTGTGCTGGATGCCACAAGCATTTTGATGATGGGATGACACTAATGCAAGACTTTGTACAAGCACTAGGATGGGGAAAGCCTCGACTTTGCGAATACACTGGTCAGTTGTTCTGTTCTTCATGCCATACAAATGAAAGTGCAGTTTTGCCAGCAAGAGTTCTGCATTATTGGGATTTTACTCCATATCCAGTCTCTCAATTGGCCAAGTCATACCTAGATTCCATACACGAGCAG TGA